The following DNA comes from Microbacterium foliorum.
TGCGAGCCGGCCCTCGTGCATGCAGCGGGTTCAGCTCTGGACGCGAGCGATCCAGGCCTCGACCTCGTCGGCGGTGCGCGGGATGTCGGCCGACAGATTGACCGGACCGTCCTGCGTCATCAGGATGTCGTCTTCGATGCGCACTCCGATGCCGCGGTATTCCGCGGGCACGGTGAGGTCGTCGATCTGGAAGTAGAGGCCGGGCTCGATCGTGAACACCATGCCGGGGGCGAGGATGCCGTCGTAGTACATCTCCCGACGGGCCTGAGCGCAGTCGTGCACATCGATGCCCAGATGGTGCGACGTGCCGTGCACCATGTAGCGACGGTGCTGTCCACCGGCATCCGCGTCCAGCGCTTCCTGCGCGCTCACCGGAAGCAGGCCCCATTCGGCGACGCGGGCGGCGATCACGCGCATGGCGGCCTCGTGCACCTCGCGGAAGCGCACGCCGATCCGCGCGGCGGCGAACGCGGCATCCGCGGCCTCGCGCACCGTCTCGTAGACCCGGCGCTGCACCTCGGTGAAGGTGCCGGAGACCGGCAGGGTGCGGGTGATGTCCGCGGTGTAGAGGCTGTCTGCCTCGACGCCGGCATCCACGAGGATCAGGTCTCCGGGCACGACCGTTCCGTCGTTGCGGGTCCAGTGCAGGTAGCAGGCGTGGGGACCGGATGCGGCGATCGTGTCGTAGCCCTCGCCGTTGCCGTCTTCGCGAGCGCGGCGATGGAAGACGCCCTCGACGACCCGCTCGCCTCGGGCGTGCGAGATCGCCTCGGGAAGCGAGCGGATCACGTCTTCGAAGCCCTTTGCGGTGACGTCGACGGCGTGGCGCATCTCAGCGATCTCGTACTCGTCCTTGACGAGGCGCAGCTCAGACACGAAGCGGGTGAGGTCATCGTCCTCTTCGAGCACCAGCTCGCCCTCGGCGT
Coding sequences within:
- a CDS encoding aminopeptidase P family protein; this encodes MSTAERDTIAEPTTETPVEATTTNRKQPFPRGFLDTISTGWAERPESIPAPRAQAPFAAVRRAAVSAAFPGKRLVIPAGSLKQRSNDTDYPYRAHSAFAHLTGWASDAEPDSILVFEPTDSGHDVTLYFRERADRTTTEFYADATVGEFWIGPRPSLAGVAADLDVATDHLEAFSNAEGELVLEEDDDLTRFVSELRLVKDEYEIAEMRHAVDVTAKGFEDVIRSLPEAISHARGERVVEGVFHRRAREDGNGEGYDTIAASGPHACYLHWTRNDGTVVPGDLILVDAGVEADSLYTADITRTLPVSGTFTEVQRRVYETVREAADAAFAAARIGVRFREVHEAAMRVIAARVAEWGLLPVSAQEALDADAGGQHRRYMVHGTSHHLGIDVHDCAQARREMYYDGILAPGMVFTIEPGLYFQIDDLTVPAEYRGIGVRIEDDILMTQDGPVNLSADIPRTADEVEAWIARVQS